The following proteins are encoded in a genomic region of Pelodictyon phaeoclathratiforme BU-1:
- a CDS encoding DUF4411 family protein has product MLIVDASSIIYAWDNYPIRQFPGLWCWMAEQFTDRHLVMPRVAYDEVDNKAPECAAWLKDANIELFAITNVIVREAFKIKNLLGISSDSYHSKGVGENDIFIIATASVNNVGLVSDEGRQQRLPDISAKRKIPAVCAMDEVAVPCMNFIEFIKRSDVVFG; this is encoded by the coding sequence ATGCTGATCGTTGACGCCTCATCCATTATCTATGCCTGGGATAATTACCCGATTCGGCAGTTTCCCGGGTTATGGTGTTGGATGGCTGAGCAATTTACAGATAGACATTTGGTTATGCCACGTGTTGCATATGATGAAGTTGACAACAAAGCTCCTGAATGTGCGGCATGGCTCAAAGATGCAAATATTGAACTGTTTGCGATCACGAATGTCATTGTCCGGGAGGCATTCAAAATCAAGAATCTTCTCGGTATTTCCTCTGACAGTTATCATTCCAAAGGGGTAGGTGAAAACGACATCTTTATTATAGCCACTGCAAGCGTCAATAATGTTGGCTTGGTCTCAGATGAAGGGCGGCAACAAAGGCTTCCAGATATTTCAGCGAAAAGAAAGATTCCTGCAGTTTGTGCCATGGATGAGGTCGCTGTTCCCTGTATGAACTTTATCGAATTCATCAAACGATCTGACGTGGTGTTCGGGTAG
- a CDS encoding helix-turn-helix domain-containing protein produces the protein MEHIQSINPERILWCCADYGITPDELAAALGIAPGSIERVMAGEDGITFNQLRKVADFFGRGVLFFLEEGPVDVAQVHTTQFRTLTNQKPEVTPELKKFIERVEKQREVYLGLLEDMDETERVRFTPPDLHEKTLPGVARIVRAWLGLGDSNDFASYRTAVEARGILVFRSNGYSGKWQIPKESPIIGFTLYDPDCPVIVVKKQASDSRQTFTLMHELAHLLLHKSSSIDDNFDLDSSHGRERDANSFAGHLLVPDNFLALINDAERPEEVSRFDVWLDKHCKAWGVSCEVILRRLLDAGRLLQSEYAAYREWHATLIIHQKEGGNRSYRYREPRHVFGDTYVRTVLDALNARQITLTKASSYLDSIKIKDLHSLEHFYADR, from the coding sequence ATGGAACATATTCAGTCCATCAATCCGGAGCGTATTCTTTGGTGTTGTGCCGATTATGGCATAACGCCGGATGAGCTTGCTGCTGCGCTTGGCATAGCGCCAGGCAGCATCGAGCGGGTGATGGCTGGCGAAGATGGCATCACCTTCAATCAGTTGCGCAAGGTGGCGGACTTTTTTGGTCGCGGGGTACTGTTTTTTCTGGAGGAAGGGCCGGTTGATGTTGCACAGGTTCATACGACGCAGTTTCGAACGCTGACCAATCAGAAGCCGGAGGTGACGCCGGAGCTTAAAAAATTTATTGAGCGGGTCGAAAAACAGAGGGAAGTCTATCTTGGTCTGCTTGAAGATATGGATGAAACGGAACGGGTACGATTCACTCCACCGGATTTGCACGAAAAGACCCTCCCTGGAGTGGCTCGCATTGTTCGTGCATGGCTTGGACTCGGTGATAGCAATGATTTTGCCTCTTACCGTACTGCCGTGGAGGCAAGAGGTATTCTGGTCTTTCGGAGTAATGGTTACAGTGGCAAGTGGCAGATTCCAAAAGAGAGCCCGATTATCGGGTTTACCCTGTATGATCCCGATTGTCCGGTGATTGTTGTCAAGAAACAGGCTTCGGATAGCAGGCAAACATTCACGCTCATGCATGAATTGGCTCATTTGCTTTTGCACAAGAGCAGTTCCATTGACGACAACTTCGATCTGGACTCTTCCCATGGTAGAGAGCGCGATGCCAACTCCTTTGCAGGTCATCTGCTGGTACCGGATAATTTTCTTGCCCTGATCAATGACGCCGAACGACCTGAAGAGGTCTCTCGGTTCGATGTCTGGCTTGACAAGCACTGCAAGGCATGGGGGGTGAGTTGTGAAGTGATTTTGCGTCGATTACTTGATGCCGGTCGCCTGCTGCAAAGCGAATATGCTGCTTACAGGGAGTGGCATGCAACGTTGATCATTCATCAAAAAGAGGGGGGAAACCGTTCATACCGCTATCGTGAACCAAGGCACGTGTTCGGTGATACCTACGTGCGGACAGTGCTGGATGCCCTGAATGCCCGCCAAATTACACTGACCAAGGCAAGCAGTTATCTTGACAGTATCAAAATCAAAGATCTGCATAGTCTGGAGCATTTCTATGCTGATCGTTGA
- a CDS encoding UDP-N-acetyl glucosamine 2-epimerase translates to MKKLLLAAGGQPGALLLAPLYKALKKKGAYQPIVMLATPVCAEPISRDLAASFGIGEASHTITLPKGTPVEQLAVAMTAMEKIMLSEKPDLVLVCGCDNAAFGAAVTAAKLGLPVAAVDAGLRSYERSDADEVNRVVIDAMSDLHFVSEHSGEYNLINEGVADEKVFFAGNLLIDSLVGLMEEANNSDAAAVPEVKPKKYALVLLNPAGRFSEKEPLEMIHRLLKEISGKITVVMPLVAGLDALLQQHGMGDAFSETENVKMIQPPAHAALLKLLRDSLLLLTDIEEMQSEATVMNVPCLTIMESSARPATIEIGTNALVSLDEEEIRSRIHDILHPGTHQHITSRSKIPEKWDGAAAGRIIAVLDRVL, encoded by the coding sequence GTGAAAAAATTACTTTTGGCCGCTGGTGGCCAGCCAGGCGCTCTTCTGCTTGCCCCACTCTATAAAGCATTGAAAAAAAAGGGAGCCTACCAGCCGATAGTGATGCTTGCCACTCCGGTATGCGCTGAACCCATCAGCCGCGACCTTGCAGCAAGTTTCGGTATTGGTGAAGCCAGCCATACCATCACTCTTCCGAAAGGCACACCGGTTGAGCAGCTTGCCGTTGCCATGACCGCCATGGAAAAAATCATGCTCAGCGAAAAACCTGACCTTGTGCTGGTCTGTGGCTGCGACAATGCCGCATTCGGGGCCGCCGTTACCGCAGCAAAACTCGGTCTGCCCGTTGCCGCCGTTGATGCCGGACTGCGCAGCTACGAGCGTTCAGATGCTGACGAGGTCAACCGCGTCGTCATTGACGCCATGTCCGACCTCCACTTTGTCAGCGAACACAGCGGCGAATACAACCTCATCAACGAAGGGGTCGCCGATGAAAAGGTCTTTTTTGCTGGCAACCTGCTCATCGACAGCCTCGTTGGTCTGATGGAAGAGGCAAACAACTCCGATGCAGCAGCGGTTCCGGAGGTCAAACCCAAAAAATATGCGCTGGTGCTCCTGAACCCGGCAGGTCGCTTCTCCGAAAAAGAGCCGCTTGAAATGATCCATCGGCTTCTCAAAGAGATTTCCGGCAAGATCACCGTCGTCATGCCGCTTGTTGCCGGGCTTGACGCGCTGTTGCAGCAGCACGGCATGGGTGATGCATTCAGCGAAACAGAGAACGTGAAGATGATCCAGCCTCCGGCACATGCCGCCCTTCTGAAACTGCTGAGGGATTCCCTGCTGCTCCTCACCGACATCGAGGAGATGCAGTCGGAAGCCACCGTCATGAACGTTCCCTGCCTCACCATCATGGAGAGTTCCGCCCGCCCCGCCACCATCGAAATAGGCACCAACGCCCTTGTCAGCCTCGATGAAGAGGAGATCAGGAGCCGTATCCACGACATCCTCCATCCCGGAACGCATCAGCACATCACCAGCCGCTCAAAAATCCCCGAAAAATGGGATGGAGCCGCCGCCGGGCGTATCATCGCCGTGCTGGACAGGGTGCTGTAG
- a CDS encoding OstA-like protein: MRQVSSRSLTAFLLLVLAASVALPHHNTLRAEQKKIILRHADLIEGGGDEAGSYRSVIGNVVFQDGSLTLTCDSATDYERENKIVLKGNIVIADDAFAIYGDNGVYFSDKQTGELQGSVRGRMLDNSLFGKSHRAVVNKANSQVWLYDDAIAWHEQQQISGDIILLHFTESGDSKKKQRLDEMQVHGNAFFAAADTLSRSPVVYDQFGGKKMVIRLLEGSKIEDITVTSQAEILYHLYNEKQQPSGINYSSGDMIRMLFTDGRLNRIKVTGNVEGKQYPESFRGNKSIDLPKFIWREEENPFRKQKSLP, encoded by the coding sequence ATGAGACAGGTTTCTTCACGCTCACTCACCGCTTTTCTGCTGCTTGTTCTGGCAGCATCCGTCGCGCTTCCCCATCATAATACACTCCGGGCGGAACAAAAGAAAATTATTCTCCGTCATGCAGATCTCATCGAGGGGGGGGGCGATGAGGCTGGAAGCTACCGCTCGGTTATCGGCAATGTGGTGTTTCAGGACGGCTCCCTGACGCTGACTTGCGACAGCGCTACCGATTACGAGCGGGAGAACAAAATTGTGCTGAAGGGCAACATTGTCATTGCCGACGATGCTTTTGCAATCTATGGCGACAACGGCGTCTACTTCTCCGACAAGCAAACGGGAGAATTACAGGGCAGCGTCAGGGGCAGGATGCTCGATAACTCTCTTTTCGGCAAGTCACACCGGGCGGTGGTCAACAAGGCAAACAGCCAGGTTTGGCTCTACGATGACGCAATCGCATGGCATGAACAGCAGCAGATCAGTGGCGACATTATTCTGCTCCACTTCACGGAGTCCGGCGACAGCAAAAAAAAACAGCGTCTTGATGAGATGCAGGTACACGGCAACGCTTTTTTTGCTGCTGCCGATACCCTCTCCCGTTCGCCAGTTGTCTACGACCAGTTCGGCGGCAAGAAAATGGTGATTCGACTCCTCGAGGGATCAAAAATCGAGGACATTACCGTCACCAGTCAGGCGGAGATCCTCTATCACCTCTACAATGAAAAACAGCAACCGTCGGGGATCAACTATTCGAGCGGGGATATGATCCGGATGCTCTTCACTGATGGCAGGCTGAACCGGATAAAGGTGACCGGGAATGTTGAGGGAAAGCAGTACCCTGAAAGTTTCAGGGGCAACAAGAGTATCGACCTGCCAAAGTTTATCTGGAGAGAGGAAGAGAATCCTTTCAGGAAGCAGAAAAGCCTTCCATGA
- a CDS encoding FmdB family zinc ribbon protein yields the protein MPTYQYRCSNCGNELEIVQKISDASLTLCPKCETESFERVISASGGFLLKGSGFYKTDYGSGKPAPAAPTPSPCSTGACSGGGCPLAK from the coding sequence ATGCCAACCTATCAGTATCGTTGCAGCAACTGTGGAAATGAGCTTGAAATAGTACAGAAAATAAGCGATGCATCCCTGACGCTCTGCCCGAAATGTGAAACAGAGAGCTTCGAGAGGGTCATCAGCGCCAGCGGTGGATTTTTGCTGAAAGGCTCCGGTTTTTATAAAACAGACTACGGCAGTGGCAAACCCGCGCCAGCAGCGCCAACGCCAAGTCCATGCTCAACCGGAGCCTGCTCGGGCGGAGGCTGTCCTCTGGCCAAATAG
- the recO gene encoding DNA repair protein RecO, protein MIVKTRAVILREIKYRDQSKICSIYTREFGKMSIIIKGARNPKNRLSGLFSAGNVVDLVLYKKSSRDIQLATDGNLVLSPMVPEPDLERFAILYRIIDFVRHTTENDEKNLPLFTLLTGTLEQLYHTNVNFQQLYAWFLLRFVSLLGFQPSLRTCVFSGEELLPAIEALQLTELYFVMNPGGLALPKAAGSSLAKKQLIPVRLAMLLSALAATRLPAGDSIKADPREIEDLWNLLQEYCSLHLEHARGRKNLDIVSQILLK, encoded by the coding sequence GTGATAGTCAAAACCCGGGCTGTAATATTGCGGGAGATAAAATACCGCGACCAATCGAAGATCTGTTCCATCTACACCCGAGAGTTCGGAAAAATGTCGATCATTATCAAGGGTGCACGCAACCCGAAAAACAGGCTTTCAGGGCTGTTCAGCGCTGGCAATGTGGTCGATCTGGTACTGTATAAAAAAAGCAGCCGCGATATCCAGCTTGCAACTGATGGTAACCTTGTTTTAAGCCCAATGGTTCCCGAGCCGGATCTTGAACGGTTCGCCATCCTCTACCGCATCATTGACTTTGTACGCCATACAACAGAAAACGACGAAAAAAATCTCCCCCTTTTTACTCTGCTGACAGGAACCCTTGAGCAGCTCTATCATACCAATGTCAATTTTCAGCAGCTCTATGCCTGGTTCCTTTTACGCTTTGTCTCCCTGCTTGGCTTTCAGCCCTCCCTTCGCACCTGCGTATTCAGCGGAGAGGAGCTTTTGCCTGCCATTGAGGCACTGCAACTTACAGAGCTCTATTTTGTGATGAACCCCGGCGGACTTGCGCTACCCAAAGCTGCTGGATCGAGCCTGGCTAAAAAACAGCTCATTCCGGTGCGTCTCGCCATGCTGCTGAGTGCGCTTGCTGCAACGCGCCTTCCTGCCGGTGACTCCATCAAGGCCGACCCCCGGGAGATTGAAGATCTCTGGAATCTGCTTCAGGAGTACTGTTCGCTCCATCTGGAACATGCACGGGGGCGCAAAAACCTTGACATCGTCTCTCAAATCCTCCTGAAATAG
- the hemL gene encoding glutamate-1-semialdehyde 2,1-aminomutase, whose amino-acid sequence MPQLTKSAELFEKAKKFIPGGVNSPVRAFKSVGGTPVYMAKGSGAYMTDVDGNTYLDYVGSWGPFILGSMHPRITAALEYTLKNIGTSFGTPIEMEIEIAELLCKIVPSLEMVRMVNSGTEATMSAVRLARGYTGRDKIIKFEGCYHGHGDSFLIKAGSGALTLGAPDSPGVTKGTAMDTLNATYNDIDSVKLLVNENKGQIAAIIIEPVAGNTGVIPAKPGFLAALRELCTEEGIVLIFDEVMCGFRVALGGAQSLYGVTPDLTTMGKIIGGGLPVGAFGGKREIMERVAPLGDVYQAGTLSGNPLALTAGLETLKILIDENPYPELERKAVILESGFNDNLKKLGLNYVQNRVGSMSCLFFTETPVVDYSTAVTADTKRHGKYFHSMLDQGIYLAPSQFEAMFISFMHTDEDLEKTIKANYNALVASGQ is encoded by the coding sequence ATGCCTCAACTCACCAAATCTGCTGAACTCTTTGAAAAAGCAAAGAAGTTTATTCCCGGCGGTGTAAACTCTCCGGTACGAGCATTCAAATCCGTTGGTGGAACTCCAGTGTACATGGCCAAAGGGTCAGGAGCATACATGACCGACGTTGACGGCAACACCTACCTCGACTATGTCGGCTCGTGGGGCCCTTTTATTCTTGGAAGCATGCATCCAAGAATCACTGCCGCGCTTGAGTATACCCTGAAAAATATCGGCACCAGCTTCGGCACCCCGATTGAGATGGAGATCGAAATTGCCGAGCTTCTCTGCAAAATTGTTCCGTCACTTGAAATGGTGCGCATGGTTAACAGCGGGACCGAAGCCACCATGTCGGCTGTTCGTCTTGCTCGTGGCTACACGGGCCGCGATAAAATTATCAAATTCGAGGGATGCTACCATGGCCACGGAGACAGCTTCCTCATCAAGGCTGGTTCAGGCGCACTGACACTTGGCGCTCCCGACAGCCCCGGCGTTACCAAAGGCACGGCAATGGATACGCTCAATGCAACCTACAACGATATCGATTCGGTTAAGCTGCTTGTCAATGAGAACAAGGGGCAGATTGCAGCCATCATCATCGAGCCTGTAGCAGGCAACACGGGCGTTATCCCGGCCAAGCCCGGCTTCCTTGCAGCGCTTCGCGAACTGTGCACCGAGGAAGGTATTGTGCTGATTTTTGACGAGGTGATGTGTGGTTTCCGTGTGGCGCTTGGCGGTGCACAGAGCCTTTACGGCGTTACCCCTGATTTGACCACCATGGGCAAGATCATCGGCGGTGGCCTTCCGGTGGGTGCATTCGGCGGCAAACGCGAAATCATGGAGCGTGTTGCTCCACTCGGCGATGTCTATCAGGCTGGTACCCTTTCAGGAAACCCGCTGGCGCTGACCGCAGGTCTTGAAACCCTGAAAATCCTGATTGACGAAAATCCCTACCCGGAACTCGAAAGAAAAGCGGTTATCCTTGAGAGCGGTTTCAACGATAACCTGAAAAAACTCGGGCTGAACTATGTGCAGAACCGCGTCGGCTCGATGTCCTGCCTCTTCTTTACGGAGACGCCGGTAGTAGACTACTCGACCGCAGTCACTGCAGATACAAAAAGACATGGAAAATATTTCCACTCCATGCTCGATCAGGGTATCTACCTTGCCCCGTCGCAGTTCGAAGCAATGTTCATCAGCTTCATGCACACCGACGAGGATCTCGAAAAGACCATCAAGGCGAACTATAACGCTCTTGTGGCCTCTGGCCAGTAA
- a CDS encoding DUF190 domain-containing protein, whose product MELQNLEMLRLFVGEQVRYGHRPLYEEVVREARLFGLAGATVLKGVLSFGHDMQFNTSKIMDLGTNLPMVIEIVDSAEKIDGFLPIVEQLVRDASGRAMLTREQVRVGIME is encoded by the coding sequence ATGGAACTACAGAATCTGGAAATGCTCAGGCTTTTTGTCGGCGAACAGGTGCGTTACGGTCATCGGCCACTCTATGAGGAAGTTGTCCGTGAAGCCCGGCTTTTTGGTCTGGCTGGCGCTACGGTACTCAAAGGGGTACTCTCCTTCGGCCACGACATGCAGTTTAATACCTCCAAAATCATGGATCTGGGTACAAACCTGCCCATGGTTATCGAGATTGTTGATTCTGCAGAGAAGATCGACGGATTTCTGCCGATCGTTGAGCAACTGGTCAGGGATGCATCAGGACGGGCAATGCTGACAAGGGAGCAGGTGCGAGTGGGGATTATGGAATAA
- the crcB gene encoding fluoride efflux transporter CrcB, protein MKQAGAVLLVGVGGFIGSMARYLVALTFVPLVPGFPFATLTVNLLGSFLIGFLSELAVSTTLVSPEARLLLVTGFCGGFTTFSAYMFENAALLKDGQLFYAGIYLVGTIIGGFVALYTGTLFAKLWT, encoded by the coding sequence ATGAAGCAGGCTGGAGCGGTGCTGCTTGTCGGTGTGGGCGGGTTTATCGGTTCGATGGCCCGCTACCTTGTGGCGCTCACGTTTGTTCCCCTGGTGCCGGGCTTTCCCTTTGCAACCTTGACAGTCAATCTTCTTGGCAGTTTTCTCATTGGCTTCCTCAGTGAGCTGGCGGTTTCGACGACGCTTGTCTCCCCTGAAGCACGGCTTTTGCTCGTTACAGGTTTCTGCGGAGGATTTACCACCTTTTCCGCCTATATGTTTGAAAATGCCGCATTGCTCAAGGATGGTCAGCTTTTTTATGCCGGCATCTATCTTGTTGGCACTATTATCGGGGGCTTTGTTGCCCTCTACACAGGAACGCTTTTTGCAAAACTCTGGACATAA
- a CDS encoding SOUL family heme-binding protein: MANSFMLESLINNGETIFKPFLPYDCSSWVTGLKNNVFQGRIIMGGLSLLLMTSLMLAGCSVLGKRTASEPPFKVLEQHGDIEVRQYGEMIVAETVIEGAYGQTGAPGFSRLAGYIFGKNRSKEKLSMTAPVLQEQVSEKISMTAPVLQEKRGSAWVMAFVMPEGSTLESLPVPLDPAVKLRSVQGKKVGVICYSGLHSESNLRNYAGKLTEWLEKKRFRVLSQPRAASYDPPWTLPFLRRNEVHIDIE; the protein is encoded by the coding sequence ATGGCGAACAGCTTTATGCTTGAATCGCTCATCAATAATGGAGAGACAATTTTCAAACCTTTTCTTCCATATGATTGTTCCTCTTGGGTGACTGGTTTGAAGAACAATGTATTTCAGGGGAGGATTATTATGGGAGGGTTGTCGCTGCTGCTGATGACAAGTTTGATGCTTGCTGGCTGTTCGGTTTTGGGAAAGCGTACGGCGAGTGAGCCGCCGTTCAAAGTGCTTGAGCAGCATGGGGATATTGAGGTCAGGCAATATGGTGAGATGATTGTTGCCGAGACTGTTATTGAGGGTGCATACGGGCAGACAGGAGCGCCGGGCTTCAGCCGTCTTGCCGGATATATTTTTGGTAAAAACCGCTCAAAAGAGAAGCTCTCGATGACAGCTCCTGTACTTCAGGAGCAGGTCAGTGAAAAAATCTCCATGACCGCACCGGTGCTTCAGGAAAAGAGGGGAAGCGCATGGGTGATGGCCTTTGTGATGCCTGAAGGATCAACGCTTGAATCACTTCCCGTACCGCTTGATCCGGCGGTAAAACTCCGTTCTGTGCAAGGCAAAAAAGTTGGCGTTATTTGTTATTCGGGCCTGCATTCCGAAAGCAACCTGCGGAACTATGCAGGGAAGTTGACGGAGTGGCTTGAGAAGAAAAGGTTCAGGGTGCTCTCTCAGCCTCGGGCAGCAAGTTACGATCCTCCATGGACGCTTCCGTTTTTGCGGCGTAATGAGGTGCATATCGATATTGAATAA